DNA sequence from the Chryseobacterium indicum genome:
CGTGTTTTATACGAAAGAACACATCTTCAGAATATTTTCCTGAAACAGTTTCATACTTTTGGAAGAATCGACAGGACGGAAAACAATGTTCACCAGATTTTGCTTAAAAACAAAGGCGTTGAAGTGCCTAAAGATCACTGGATCTTCCAGCGTTTTATTACGGTAGGATACTGCAGCCTGATTGATTTTTCGATGGCGAATACATTTCCGGATGCCTTCAACGAAAGCTGCGAATGGTTTGAAGTAGACAAACTGCCCAAAATGGCATTTGACCACGACCGAATTATCGAAACCGGACTGGAATATCTCAGAATGAACATCAATACCGAAGTAGCGGCGAGTAATCTTCTTCCCGAAAAATTCACCATGAAAGATCTGCAATGTCTTTATGAAACGATTTTAGGCGAAAAATTCAGAAGGAACAATTTTCAGCGTAAAATTTTAAGTCTTAATATTTTAGACCGCCTCGAAAAACTGTACGACGGTTCTGCCAATAAAGCTCCGTATTTGTACAAGTTTAAAACCAGAATCTACAATCCGACAAATCAGTACCCTATTTCCAACGAAGAGGAAAATTAATTTTTGATGCTTTGTATCTGAAATCTGTATTAAACAACTAAAAATCAGCAGATAAAAGTCATTTAAAAAAAATTTCTCTGAAATAGTGAAAAGTCTTATTTTTAGGAAAATTAAAATATAATGTCATATTATTCCCTTACCAGCATTCCCGATTATTACGGGATCGATGCTTTACTTACTGAAGAACATAAACTTATCCGACAGTCTGTAAGAGACTGGGTAGAAAGTTTTGTGATGCCGCAGATTGATCATGCTGCCCAAAACCACACCGACATCCCGAATTTAATGAAGGAATTGGGACAAATCGGAGCTTTAGGACCTTATATTCCGGTTGAATACGGCGGTTCCGGACTGGATCAGATTTCTTACGGTCTGATTATGCAGGAGCTTGAAAGAGGGGATTCTGCGGTGCGCTCTGCTGCCTCTGTACAGAGTTCTCTGGTGATGTTCCCTATTAATGAATTTGGTTCGGAAGAACAGAAAAGAAAATATTTACCCAAATTAGCTGCCGGGGAAATGATCGGTTCTTTCGGTTTAACGGAGCCAAACCACGGTTCTGATCCGGGTTCTATGGAAACCCATTTTAAAGACATGGGAGATCATTATCTTCTGAATGGTGCTAAAATGTGGATCACCAACTCTCCTCTTTGCGATATTGCCGTAGTCTGGGCAAAAAATGAAGAAGGAAAAATTCAGGGACTGATTGTTGAAAGAGGAATGGAAGGTTTTACAACACCTGAAACTCACAATAAATGGAGCTTAAGAGCTTCAAAAACAGGAGAACTGGTTTTTAATGATGTAAAAGTTCCGAAAGAAAATCTTCTTCCCGGAGTAACAGGATTGAAAGGACCTTTATCTTGTTTAAATTCAGCAAGATATGGTATTTCGTGGGGGGTTATCGGAGCAGCGATTGATTGCTACTGTACTGCGGTTCAGTATTCTAAAGAAAGAAAACAGTTCGGAAAACCAATCGGATCTTATCAGTTGCAGCAGAAAAAATTAGCTGAATTTTTAACGGAAATCACTAAAGCTCAACTACTTTGCCTACAGCTAGGAAATCTTAAAAACGATCATAAAGCAACTCCTGCCCAGATTTCAATGGCAAAAAGAAACAACGTTAAAATGGCGATTGATATTGCAAGAGAATCCCGCCAGATTCTTGGAGGTATGGGAATTATGGGTGAATTCCCGATGATGCGCCACGCAGCCAACCTTGAATCTGTAATTACTTATGAAGGAACTCACGACGTTCATTTATTGATTACAGGTCTTGATATTACAGGAATTAACGCCTTCTAAGAGAGAAAATTTTGTAATAAATAATACACAGTCTGATCAGTTTCTGGTCAGACTTTTTTCTTTTTTAAAAAAATTGATATTCGCTGAATAATTATTGATATGATAAAATTACCGCTGTTTTATTTTAAAATTTTAATTTAAACATCAATAAAAATTGACAATAATGAAAAAATCAATTACTCTTTTTCTGGGACTTACTGCTTCTTTCTATTTTGCGCAACAAGCCGGAGACGTTTTCAGTGTTGAACAAAAGCTGGATCTTACGCCACAGGCGGTGGCAGGCTTTATTTCAAACAATCTTGGTGAACAGAATTCTCCGGATTTTGTAAATTATCTTAACAGTTTTAATGTAGGTTTAAAAGCTTATAAAATAACGTATTATACAAAAAATGAGAAAAATAATCTTGTAAAAGCAACGGGACTTCTGATGTACCCGAAAGCAAATTACAAACTTTCTACTGTAGTTTCGGATCACGGAACTACTGACAGCCGCCAAAATGTACCTTCAAATCTTAAAGGGGTTCTGTATGCAGGATTTGTAGTGGAGCTTTCTTATGTTCTGAACGGCTATATTTTAATGGCTCCCGATTACGTAGGGATGGGAAGCGGAGACGGAGTTCATCCGTATGTACACTATCCTACCGAAGCTTCTGCGACCATTGATTTTGTAACGGCAGCCAACAAAGTTCTTGCCCAGCAAAATGTGAAACGCTACGACGAGTATTTTTTAACAGGTTATTCGCAGGGCGCTCATGCAGCAATGTCCACATTAAAGAAATTGAGCATTTCGAATCCCAACAATCTGAATTTCAAATATGCTTATATGGGAGACGGACCTTATGATTTTTCGGGCGTTACTTTACAGAAAGGCGTTCTGGAAAAAGATGTTTACCCTTTTACTTCTTTTATCGCCAATGTT
Encoded proteins:
- a CDS encoding NUDIX hydrolase, with protein sequence MKIKNEKSKETLQELIDTKDFVAHVSVDCTIFGFHNNILKVLLLKYHDLDLWSLPGGFVFNDEDLREAAERVLYERTHLQNIFLKQFHTFGRIDRTENNVHQILLKNKGVEVPKDHWIFQRFITVGYCSLIDFSMANTFPDAFNESCEWFEVDKLPKMAFDHDRIIETGLEYLRMNINTEVAASNLLPEKFTMKDLQCLYETILGEKFRRNNFQRKILSLNILDRLEKLYDGSANKAPYLYKFKTRIYNPTNQYPISNEEEN
- a CDS encoding acyl-CoA dehydrogenase family protein, with the translated sequence MSYYSLTSIPDYYGIDALLTEEHKLIRQSVRDWVESFVMPQIDHAAQNHTDIPNLMKELGQIGALGPYIPVEYGGSGLDQISYGLIMQELERGDSAVRSAASVQSSLVMFPINEFGSEEQKRKYLPKLAAGEMIGSFGLTEPNHGSDPGSMETHFKDMGDHYLLNGAKMWITNSPLCDIAVVWAKNEEGKIQGLIVERGMEGFTTPETHNKWSLRASKTGELVFNDVKVPKENLLPGVTGLKGPLSCLNSARYGISWGVIGAAIDCYCTAVQYSKERKQFGKPIGSYQLQQKKLAEFLTEITKAQLLCLQLGNLKNDHKATPAQISMAKRNNVKMAIDIARESRQILGGMGIMGEFPMMRHAANLESVITYEGTHDVHLLITGLDITGINAF